Within the Nitrospirota bacterium genome, the region ATCCTCGCTGCTCGCTGCGTTGGCTGGCAAGGCCCACCTCGACGACGGCACCCTGTGGCTGCAGCCCGGCCTCAGGATCGGCTATGTGCCCCAGGAGCCGCCGCTCGATCCCGATCTCACGGTATTCGAGACCGTGGTCGCCGGCATGGGG harbors:
- a CDS encoding ATP-binding cassette domain-containing protein, with translation MPLIKLDAGHLAYGHVPLLDAADFQLDAGERVALIGRNGSGKSSLLAALAGKAHLDDGTLWLQPGLRIGYVPQEPPLDPDLTVFETVVAGMG